A genomic window from Fibrobacterota bacterium includes:
- a CDS encoding NAD(+)/NADH kinase, which produces MTVVVRRLGVVAFKRNAQLTETARALRDWAQSRGIELLWHRSSIAWIPSGCKSATDTTFLRRCDAVLSIGGDGTLLSAARLVAGRPIPLVGLNYGRLGFLADLSAQDGFLILDSLVAGKNFVEERTALEAVVRRGRLVVHRDRCLNEFFLRGRRDLSMVEIEVRSGGRVVCDYWADGLLVATPTGSTAYSLAVGGPIVEHSVRCLILTPVAPHSLNVRPLLLADDRPLVLKPREGQAAQLLSDGRNPFLLHRLDEVHIGRSERPVLLLRPDGASFSDALRDKLGWSASPPPRSDRI; this is translated from the coding sequence GTGACCGTGGTCGTGCGGCGATTGGGTGTGGTGGCGTTCAAACGAAACGCCCAGCTCACCGAAACGGCCCGCGCCTTGCGGGACTGGGCTCAGTCGCGCGGGATCGAACTTCTGTGGCATCGCAGTTCCATCGCCTGGATTCCATCCGGTTGCAAGTCGGCGACGGACACCACCTTCCTGCGCCGTTGCGATGCCGTGTTGTCCATCGGAGGCGATGGCACGTTGCTGTCCGCCGCGCGATTGGTCGCCGGTCGCCCCATTCCTCTGGTTGGATTGAATTATGGCCGACTTGGATTCCTGGCCGACCTTTCGGCGCAGGACGGGTTCCTGATCCTGGATTCCCTGGTGGCGGGAAAGAACTTCGTGGAGGAGCGGACCGCATTGGAAGCCGTGGTCCGACGCGGACGCCTGGTTGTCCACCGCGACCGATGCTTGAACGAGTTCTTCCTGCGTGGCCGACGGGATCTGTCCATGGTGGAAATCGAGGTGCGATCCGGCGGGCGGGTGGTCTGCGACTATTGGGCGGACGGGCTCCTTGTGGCCACCCCCACAGGCTCAACGGCCTATTCGCTGGCTGTGGGCGGGCCCATTGTCGAACATTCCGTGCGTTGTCTCATCCTCACGCCGGTCGCTCCGCACAGCCTGAACGTTCGACCGCTCCTCCTTGCCGATGATCGTCCCCTGGTGCTCAAGCCGCGCGAAGGGCAGGCTGCTCAACTTCTGTCCGATGGGCGAAACCCGTTCCTGTTGCATCGGCTCGACGAGGTCCATATCGGGCGTTCGGAGCGACCTGTCCTGCTGTTGCGTCCCGATGGCGCGAGCTTTTCGGATGCGCTTCGGGACAAGCTCGGCTGGTCGGCGTCGCCGCCGCCGAGGTCGGACAGAATCTAG
- the secG gene encoding preprotein translocase subunit SecG encodes MSVLYWLLIAIHVIGCLVLIGLVLLQNDKAGGISGAFGGVSQNQAFTSAGAATFISTLTKYWGVGLIVVVLLINLMVSRLDVGKPEVGSEVHKALRAPQGGAKVLQDFGAPQTPYAPVAPAGAPSVPGLP; translated from the coding sequence ATGAGCGTCCTGTACTGGCTCCTCATAGCCATCCATGTCATCGGCTGCCTCGTCTTGATCGGTCTGGTCCTCCTGCAAAATGACAAAGCAGGTGGGATCAGTGGCGCTTTCGGCGGAGTAAGTCAAAACCAAGCCTTCACCAGTGCTGGTGCGGCCACATTCATCTCTACTCTGACCAAATATTGGGGTGTGGGTCTGATCGTGGTCGTCCTGCTGATCAATCTCATGGTTTCCCGACTTGACGTCGGCAAGCCAGAGGTCGGCTCTGAAGTTCACAAAGCACTCAGGGCCCCCCAGGGTGGCGCAAAGGTTCTTCAGGACTTCGGTGCTCCTCAAACTCCATACGCTCCGGTTGCCCCTGCGGGTGCCCCCAGCGTTCCTGGTTTGCCGTAA
- a CDS encoding phosphodiester glycosidase family protein codes for MDTLVVSEIVDARVLDVSLYWKDDTGRILGSLEALKKFVEAHGKTLGLAMNGGMFDTGFSAHGLFIQNGTKLHDLDTSGGVGNFYLKPNGVFFLDSAGKAGIVASDKFCDSCPVRHATQSGPMLVIDSAIHPAFIPGSKNLNIRNGVGILSDGRLLFAISRVEVNFHDFATYFLRHGCVNALFLDGFVSRAYMPSKGWVQTDGEFGVMIGVARRDPGKTSSDHLR; via the coding sequence TTGGACACCCTCGTCGTTTCCGAAATCGTCGATGCTCGTGTCCTCGATGTTTCGCTGTACTGGAAGGACGACACGGGCAGGATCCTGGGCAGCCTGGAGGCCCTGAAGAAATTCGTGGAAGCCCATGGAAAGACCCTTGGCCTGGCGATGAACGGCGGGATGTTCGACACGGGCTTTTCCGCGCATGGCTTGTTCATCCAGAACGGCACCAAGCTCCATGATCTGGACACCTCCGGCGGCGTGGGAAACTTCTACCTGAAGCCCAATGGCGTGTTCTTCCTGGACTCCGCGGGGAAAGCGGGAATCGTCGCATCTGACAAATTCTGCGACAGCTGTCCGGTCCGCCACGCAACGCAGTCCGGCCCGATGCTGGTGATCGACAGTGCGATCCATCCCGCCTTCATCCCCGGTTCCAAGAATCTGAACATCCGTAACGGAGTGGGAATCCTGTCCGACGGCCGACTCCTGTTCGCCATCTCCAGGGTCGAGGTCAACTTCCACGACTTCGCGACGTACTTCCTTCGCCATGGCTGCGTCAACGCGCTCTTTCTGGACGGCTTCGTCTCCCGCGCCTACATGCCATCCAAAGGCTGGGTCCAGACAGACGGGGAATTCGGCGTCATGATCGGGGTGGCGAGAAGGGATCCAGGGAAGACTTCCTCCGACCACCTGCGGTGA
- a CDS encoding prephenate dehydrogenase/arogenate dehydrogenase family protein, producing MSLPRRLVVVGAGLLGGSLLAALQLRRSETCLVAVSSDKTLEGLKARDWCDELFGYDHLEEACDQADLVLLCAPLSSIHAHLERLSNARDRLARSAIVMDVGSTKVRVCQAGFEGFPPEQDDSPRFVGGHPMAGSEKSGLAAADPLLYQSALWVLCPPPGFDPVRLEPLRSLLGAVGARGAVLEPRHHDETVARISHVPQILSSVLSGWVGSEERLSQASLALAAGGFRDMTRLAQSSWEVWRDILATNPKPIARGLREVALRIDALSKKAHVWSQVESRIVKSGDAERMRKYLEGIHTPSMVEGFGEGPEDPPVPVLEKAEQAFHEAFAEGREFRQKFRMPRKGIAHDLTEFVVRLEDRPGQLLALLEPISKAGVNVQDLEIMKVREGETGTVLLGFATSDDAEKAREALNTLFLVMEK from the coding sequence ATGAGCTTGCCGCGTCGGCTGGTGGTGGTCGGTGCCGGGCTGTTGGGTGGTTCGCTCCTGGCGGCCTTGCAATTGCGCCGCTCGGAAACCTGCCTGGTCGCCGTCAGCTCCGACAAGACCCTGGAAGGCTTGAAAGCCAGGGACTGGTGCGATGAATTGTTCGGTTACGACCATCTGGAAGAAGCCTGCGACCAGGCCGATCTGGTGCTTTTGTGCGCGCCGCTTTCCTCCATCCACGCCCACCTGGAACGTCTGTCCAATGCGCGCGACCGGCTTGCCCGCAGCGCGATCGTGATGGATGTCGGATCCACCAAGGTGCGTGTCTGCCAAGCGGGCTTCGAGGGATTTCCGCCGGAGCAGGACGACTCCCCCCGTTTCGTGGGAGGGCACCCGATGGCCGGTTCGGAGAAGTCCGGCCTGGCCGCGGCGGATCCTCTGCTGTACCAATCGGCCTTGTGGGTTCTTTGCCCACCCCCCGGGTTCGATCCTGTTCGCCTGGAGCCCCTGCGCTCCCTTCTGGGCGCTGTCGGTGCCCGAGGCGCGGTGTTGGAGCCACGCCACCACGACGAGACCGTGGCCAGGATCAGCCATGTTCCGCAGATTTTGTCATCCGTGTTGTCGGGTTGGGTCGGATCGGAAGAGCGGCTCTCGCAGGCATCCCTGGCGCTCGCGGCGGGTGGATTCCGCGACATGACCCGCCTTGCGCAATCCTCCTGGGAGGTCTGGCGGGACATCCTGGCCACGAACCCCAAGCCCATCGCGCGCGGCTTGCGCGAGGTCGCACTCCGCATCGACGCTCTGTCCAAGAAGGCGCATGTCTGGTCGCAAGTGGAGTCGAGAATCGTCAAGTCCGGCGATGCCGAGCGGATGCGCAAGTACCTGGAAGGCATCCACACTCCGAGCATGGTGGAAGGGTTCGGGGAAGGTCCGGAGGATCCACCCGTGCCGGTCCTGGAAAAGGCCGAACAGGCATTCCACGAGGCCTTCGCCGAAGGCAGGGAGTTTCGCCAGAAGTTCCGCATGCCCCGCAAGGGGATCGCGCACGATCTGACGGAATTCGTCGTGCGTTTGGAGGATCGACCTGGGCAGCTTTTGGCATTGTTGGAGCCGATTTCCAAGGCCGGCGTCAATGTTCAGGACCTGGAGATCATGAAGGTGCGCGAGGGCGAGACGGGAACTGTCCTGCTGGGTTTCGCCACTTCCGATGACGCGGAAAAGGCCCGCGAAGCGCTCAATACGCTTTTCCTGGTGATGGAGAAGTGA
- a CDS encoding TlpA family protein disulfide reductase produces MKFLLALVLGLSASSLWASGDLKIQPGQLAPRFNLVRLDDPTKRLSLRDLADSAKAASQPGFGKTVILSFWSTTCVNCRAEMPRIQTWLAGKTSVEWVPVLVENVEPEAGLQWLKSSRLLTPGILDRYQAVGKSYGVCQAQVCTVPALVVIGPDQKVRLVKSGYRPTDSLEVELNRAIAVAAKP; encoded by the coding sequence ATGAAGTTTCTTCTCGCCTTGGTGCTGGGTCTGTCGGCTAGTTCCCTATGGGCGTCCGGGGATCTCAAGATCCAGCCCGGACAACTCGCGCCGCGTTTCAACTTGGTTCGGCTTGACGATCCCACCAAGAGGCTCAGCCTCCGGGATCTTGCGGATTCCGCGAAGGCTGCGAGCCAGCCTGGATTCGGGAAGACGGTGATCTTGTCCTTTTGGAGCACGACTTGCGTCAATTGCAGGGCGGAAATGCCCCGCATCCAAACGTGGTTGGCGGGGAAAACCTCAGTGGAGTGGGTTCCGGTGCTGGTGGAAAATGTCGAACCGGAGGCTGGCTTGCAATGGTTGAAATCCAGCCGATTGCTGACGCCGGGAATCTTGGATCGCTACCAGGCTGTTGGAAAATCATACGGCGTTTGCCAGGCGCAGGTTTGCACGGTTCCGGCCCTGGTGGTGATCGGTCCGGACCAAAAAGTGCGGCTGGTCAAATCGGGGTATCGTCCGACGGACTCCCTGGAAGTGGAATTGAACCGGGCGATCGCCGTCGCCGCGAAGCCGTAG
- a CDS encoding fibro-slime domain-containing protein gives MGLAPSMRTEALPWETMIPVMGKPGWYASTIWGFTHLDLQFRSAQGKYLSASGQSSAAGQAVRFDTMLVRNDTAWVFAQASVTAPPAAKSVAPRGTVVEAFNPWDGAFPFVLPSFRFSDGATVVGMPIQERCGWYRAVRYDVVPTGVVLGGNTATWGQAGAGSSLPFNLSALFLAGDTARIGPDSLGAWRLSALPTKARGQCYVSLLAGIIRDFDSSHPAFEHYDGQGAKGMVQAVLGADGKPVPTANNIFGNQTIPQWFRDVPGVNYTTCRDIPLTLSTSTGLYTYQDDQYFPIDDLDPVLDPHNIKYTADDGKLHNFHFCLESHAIFDYHKGQKFDFTGDDDVWVYINGKLVVDLGGVHNAQSASVDLDRLGLTEGKTYPFDFFFCERKTIESHMKITTSLNLRNLPEFDMKETSLGPGIRQFDLLLHRKQGEGCATTKTDQPAAGRFVLSGVKLPTPIVLPTGVSFDGITIRADSAQLLLDSNSITGLAPGIYNMRIQFAQDTTQYRDVTFEVAYRPRPVFVVHGPAVASPGQYVAMDLVQYAGPELWGKAAPFRLRSQYGLPVFADSLGLRLLGELDTVMTGPQGQPRRVWVRGDLFGTYSLTALTAAGDSSDVRTPIVVRTHVLRWVDSTGAVVSPYRISVDVRSPIRLWLEVADAGKRCDTCRDVVRFQSPDPAVRITTPTGLPVTSVVLVGGRTSVVLTSSLPRSSLGLIASLTDSGTAILWSPLDWKPYRLVWTDSTGKPLPEPVDYIRGEVTTRTKAWIGAWGSAGQCTTCDFSLNSLLADSVYQLTDVLGRPKTDVQMVAGFARIDLSLLRPGSAMLALGGALTDSATRIVLVDPFRLVFLDSLGLPLTPASLTGEILRPKTLRVEVWGKAGRCDTCAGVVNLTPSAGLALPDGISVAIAAGRGTLRFVAQSEVAYGQIDGVMSKYWAVGSATPITMIAVPPDSGLWTDRDGDGRADHLRVWLHHPWTTETQIRAAWPDTSIWIGPDLPGLVVSAGGMVLDLDVPVGLAGTSAKTTDLGRWQRDLTGWKPFPIRDGIAPVPTKAILYRGQVMDTLRVWPSEPILDVPALGDLVRQLQIDGTLPPYQFVGQWKDPVTGALVLLAPAGLPSGTPAPGDWVRFSPGGQVMDALGNQPGLNSKAVQILGTDPAPQWAIMQDANGDGKADRVVMKFLRPLSALEDWRFRWPDSLGGLDSRFAVTTQARTDSGGRIVIFDLPPFKYGQTSCPTNGCWNLGSMIASFNGDTVSTNFPILDGVPPVPVKARMRYAFDDGVPDTLYADFSEPVKTGSASLSWISWGDMIPWLPGHAVLPSNAILTQDMRHAMFLVDTSVYPKKGDGIRINPVLRGGLTDGNGVGPEEVAAWVEIELGPLPIRLLALPYHPMATWNGKVPPESQPVMQVFVRPGRGGPGAWQTLDGTPLPDTSNLIGTVVSLNAASHVTVYLYDNLGVFIARKELEEARRLALEEKIPVDSRGNFQVWVGWDGVANQRIAPSGVYLMRVVAWREVNNRNVFRQKIVRLGWIRRD, from the coding sequence ATGGGCTTGGCACCTTCCATGCGTACGGAAGCTCTTCCGTGGGAAACCATGATTCCCGTGATGGGAAAGCCCGGCTGGTATGCCTCTACCATCTGGGGGTTCACCCATCTGGATCTGCAATTTCGGTCCGCGCAAGGGAAATATCTCTCCGCCTCCGGTCAATCGAGCGCGGCAGGCCAGGCCGTCCGGTTCGACACGATGCTGGTCAGAAACGACACGGCCTGGGTCTTTGCCCAAGCGAGCGTGACAGCTCCACCCGCCGCCAAGAGCGTTGCACCGCGTGGGACGGTCGTGGAGGCCTTCAATCCCTGGGACGGTGCCTTCCCGTTCGTGCTGCCGAGTTTCCGATTTTCCGATGGCGCCACGGTGGTCGGCATGCCCATCCAGGAACGCTGTGGATGGTACAGGGCGGTTCGCTACGATGTGGTTCCCACGGGAGTCGTTCTTGGCGGGAATACCGCCACTTGGGGGCAAGCCGGGGCGGGTAGCTCTCTTCCGTTCAATCTGTCGGCCCTTTTCCTTGCGGGCGATACCGCTCGAATCGGTCCTGACAGCCTTGGGGCCTGGAGGCTTTCCGCGCTTCCCACCAAGGCTCGTGGGCAATGCTACGTCTCGCTTCTGGCGGGGATCATCCGGGATTTCGATTCTTCCCATCCCGCCTTCGAGCATTACGATGGGCAGGGTGCGAAGGGGATGGTGCAAGCCGTGCTTGGCGCGGATGGCAAGCCGGTTCCCACCGCGAACAACATCTTCGGCAACCAGACCATTCCCCAGTGGTTTCGCGATGTTCCTGGTGTCAATTACACCACCTGCCGGGATATCCCGCTGACCCTGTCCACTTCGACGGGGTTGTACACCTACCAAGACGACCAGTATTTCCCGATCGACGATCTGGATCCCGTGCTGGATCCACACAACATCAAGTACACCGCCGACGACGGCAAGCTCCACAACTTCCACTTCTGCCTGGAATCCCACGCGATCTTCGATTACCACAAAGGCCAGAAGTTCGACTTCACCGGCGACGACGACGTCTGGGTCTACATCAACGGCAAGCTCGTCGTCGATCTCGGCGGCGTCCACAACGCGCAGAGTGCCTCGGTCGACCTGGATCGTCTCGGCCTCACCGAAGGCAAGACCTACCCATTCGATTTCTTCTTCTGCGAGCGGAAAACCATCGAGTCGCACATGAAGATCACGACCTCGCTGAATCTGCGCAATTTGCCGGAATTTGACATGAAGGAGACCAGTCTCGGACCTGGCATCCGGCAGTTCGACCTGTTGCTCCACCGCAAGCAAGGCGAAGGCTGCGCCACCACCAAGACGGATCAGCCTGCGGCGGGTCGGTTCGTGCTTTCCGGCGTGAAACTGCCCACTCCGATCGTGCTCCCGACGGGCGTCTCGTTCGACGGGATCACCATCCGTGCCGATTCCGCACAACTTTTGCTGGACTCGAACTCGATCACCGGCTTGGCGCCAGGCATCTACAACATGCGGATCCAATTCGCCCAGGACACCACGCAGTACCGCGATGTGACGTTCGAAGTCGCCTATCGCCCGCGACCGGTGTTCGTGGTGCACGGGCCTGCGGTGGCGTCTCCCGGTCAGTACGTGGCGATGGATCTTGTGCAATATGCCGGTCCGGAGCTTTGGGGCAAGGCGGCGCCTTTCCGGTTGCGTTCGCAATACGGGTTGCCTGTCTTCGCCGACTCCCTGGGCTTGAGGCTTTTGGGCGAACTGGATACGGTCATGACCGGACCGCAAGGCCAGCCTCGGCGCGTCTGGGTGCGTGGCGACCTCTTCGGGACCTACTCCCTGACGGCCCTGACCGCGGCGGGGGACTCCTCGGATGTTCGAACCCCCATCGTCGTTCGCACCCACGTGCTGCGCTGGGTGGATTCCACCGGAGCGGTCGTTTCGCCCTATCGAATCTCCGTCGACGTGCGTTCGCCCATCCGCCTATGGTTGGAAGTTGCCGACGCCGGCAAACGGTGCGATACCTGTCGCGACGTGGTCCGGTTCCAGTCCCCCGATCCTGCCGTTCGCATCACCACTCCCACCGGACTTCCCGTGACCTCGGTCGTGCTGGTCGGGGGTCGGACGTCGGTCGTGCTCACTTCCTCCCTGCCCCGATCCTCGTTGGGTCTGATCGCCTCCCTGACAGATTCCGGGACAGCCATCCTCTGGTCTCCGCTGGATTGGAAGCCCTACCGGCTGGTGTGGACGGATTCGACGGGCAAGCCTCTGCCGGAACCGGTCGACTACATCCGGGGCGAGGTCACCACGCGAACCAAGGCTTGGATCGGTGCATGGGGATCGGCAGGACAGTGCACCACCTGCGACTTCTCGTTGAATTCCCTTCTGGCAGATTCTGTCTACCAGCTGACCGACGTGCTGGGGCGTCCCAAGACGGATGTCCAGATGGTGGCCGGATTCGCCCGGATCGATCTGTCGTTGCTTCGTCCCGGAAGCGCCATGCTGGCTCTCGGTGGAGCCTTGACGGATTCCGCGACCAGGATCGTCCTGGTCGATCCGTTCAGACTGGTCTTCCTGGACAGTCTCGGTCTTCCCTTGACTCCGGCCTCCTTGACCGGGGAGATCCTCCGTCCCAAGACTCTTCGCGTGGAGGTCTGGGGAAAAGCGGGCCGTTGCGACACCTGTGCAGGGGTGGTCAATCTCACGCCTTCCGCTGGGTTGGCCTTGCCTGACGGGATTTCGGTGGCGATCGCAGCGGGCCGCGGAACACTGCGGTTCGTCGCCCAATCGGAAGTGGCCTACGGCCAGATCGATGGCGTGATGTCCAAGTATTGGGCCGTCGGCTCGGCAACTCCGATCACGATGATCGCCGTGCCCCCGGATTCCGGCTTGTGGACGGATAGGGATGGCGATGGACGCGCGGACCATTTGCGTGTTTGGCTGCATCATCCTTGGACCACCGAGACACAGATCCGCGCCGCATGGCCGGATACCTCGATCTGGATCGGCCCGGATCTGCCCGGACTTGTCGTGAGCGCAGGCGGAATGGTGCTGGACTTGGATGTGCCTGTAGGTCTGGCCGGGACCTCGGCGAAGACCACCGACCTCGGACGGTGGCAGCGCGATCTCACCGGCTGGAAACCATTTCCGATTCGCGATGGCATCGCGCCGGTTCCGACCAAGGCGATTCTCTACCGTGGGCAGGTGATGGACACCCTCCGGGTGTGGCCCAGCGAACCCATCCTGGACGTACCCGCGCTGGGTGATCTGGTGCGGCAGTTGCAGATCGACGGCACCTTGCCTCCGTACCAGTTCGTGGGCCAATGGAAGGATCCGGTCACAGGAGCATTGGTGCTACTCGCTCCTGCTGGACTTCCCAGCGGCACCCCGGCACCGGGGGATTGGGTCCGGTTCTCGCCAGGCGGGCAGGTCATGGATGCTTTGGGGAATCAACCCGGCTTGAATTCCAAAGCGGTCCAGATTCTGGGTACCGATCCGGCTCCACAGTGGGCCATCATGCAGGATGCCAACGGGGACGGCAAAGCCGATCGCGTGGTGATGAAGTTCTTGAGGCCATTGTCAGCTCTGGAAGATTGGCGTTTCCGGTGGCCGGATTCCTTGGGTGGATTGGACAGCCGGTTTGCCGTGACCACCCAAGCCAGGACGGATTCTGGTGGCAGGATCGTGATTTTCGATCTTCCTCCCTTCAAATACGGACAGACATCCTGCCCGACCAATGGCTGTTGGAACCTGGGCTCCATGATCGCCTCATTCAACGGCGATACGGTCTCCACGAACTTTCCCATTCTAGATGGCGTTCCGCCGGTGCCGGTGAAGGCTCGCATGCGTTACGCCTTCGACGATGGAGTTCCGGATACCCTCTACGCCGATTTCAGCGAGCCGGTCAAGACCGGATCCGCTTCCTTGAGCTGGATCAGCTGGGGTGATATGATCCCGTGGCTTCCGGGCCATGCGGTTTTGCCATCGAACGCGATCTTGACCCAGGACATGCGTCACGCGATGTTCTTGGTGGACACCTCCGTGTATCCGAAAAAGGGCGACGGCATCCGGATCAATCCGGTTTTGCGTGGTGGCCTGACGGATGGAAATGGTGTGGGGCCGGAAGAAGTGGCGGCTTGGGTGGAAATCGAGCTAGGCCCGTTGCCGATCCGTTTGCTGGCACTCCCGTATCATCCCATGGCAACGTGGAACGGGAAGGTGCCGCCGGAATCCCAGCCCGTGATGCAGGTGTTCGTTCGGCCAGGTCGTGGCGGTCCGGGTGCTTGGCAGACGTTGGATGGGACGCCGCTTCCCGATACCTCCAATCTGATCGGGACCGTGGTGTCGTTGAACGCCGCCTCGCATGTCACCGTCTACCTGTATGACAACTTGGGGGTATTCATTGCTCGCAAGGAGCTTGAAGAAGCTCGTCGACTGGCGTTGGAAGAGAAGATCCCCGTCGATTCCCGGGGGAACTTCCAGGTTTGGGTTGGTTGGGATGGTGTGGCCAACCAACGGATTGCGCCCTCGGGGGTATACCTGATGCGTGTGGTGGCCTGGCGAGAGGTCAACAACCGCAACGTGTTCCGCCAAAAAATCGTCCGTTTGGGCTGGATTCGGCGGGACTGA
- a CDS encoding MFS transporter: MNPKLLLALFGAVLLAALDIAILGPILPAFREQYGITLAVSSWIVTVYVLANLVGTSLLGALADRTGQRTAFATSLILMTLGTLCIALQPSFPVLLLARALQGFGSGGLFPIAATVIGVQVPAERQGRMLGLLGATFGIAFLIGPPAAGVLQSFAHWTWIFWIQLPLLLACLAVATSTIPSHKRPEPTKLDLPGLLAFSGGLTFMAIGLSRMTSSNPWFGLLEPLTAICLILGLISLLGLAIWETRIPAPFIHPDLFRPPTLRRAFLLALAAGLGEMGVALLPDLAVETMGLSKSAASLLLVPLVVGIIFGSLVSGRLLEKTGPRPLLVGGLLAQAAALTAFGLVPPSRELFWIAGPVFGAGLSCLLAGPLRWIVLRSAPSAHRTAAQSQLSISILVGQIGAAPLMGALAGIHIPGHPQLHFLFAGAASAGFVLVAVGLPKHQPNESVA, translated from the coding sequence ATGAATCCCAAACTCCTTCTCGCTCTCTTCGGTGCCGTCCTTTTGGCCGCTTTGGACATCGCCATCCTCGGCCCCATCCTTCCCGCGTTCCGGGAACAATACGGCATCACCCTGGCGGTTTCGAGCTGGATCGTCACTGTCTATGTGTTGGCAAACCTGGTGGGGACCTCTTTGCTCGGGGCGCTCGCCGACCGTACAGGGCAGCGGACCGCCTTCGCGACCTCCCTGATCCTGATGACCCTGGGCACACTCTGCATCGCCCTGCAGCCTTCCTTCCCCGTCCTCCTCCTGGCTCGTGCGCTGCAGGGATTCGGATCTGGCGGTCTATTCCCGATCGCGGCTACCGTCATTGGCGTCCAAGTACCTGCCGAGCGCCAAGGCAGGATGCTTGGACTGTTGGGAGCTACCTTCGGGATCGCTTTCCTGATCGGCCCACCAGCAGCGGGAGTCCTGCAATCCTTTGCGCACTGGACCTGGATTTTCTGGATCCAATTGCCGCTTCTGCTGGCCTGCCTGGCCGTTGCCACCTCAACGATCCCTTCCCACAAGCGCCCGGAGCCCACAAAACTGGATCTTCCGGGTCTGCTTGCTTTCTCGGGTGGCCTGACCTTCATGGCGATCGGCCTTTCCCGAATGACCTCCAGCAATCCGTGGTTTGGTCTCCTCGAGCCTCTGACCGCCATCTGCTTGATCCTCGGCCTGATCAGTTTGTTGGGACTGGCAATCTGGGAAACCCGGATACCGGCACCTTTCATTCATCCCGACCTCTTTCGCCCGCCCACCTTGCGCCGGGCCTTCCTTCTCGCGCTTGCCGCTGGGTTGGGCGAAATGGGCGTCGCTCTGCTGCCAGATCTGGCCGTCGAGACCATGGGGCTTTCCAAGAGTGCCGCGAGCCTGCTTCTGGTCCCCTTGGTGGTCGGAATCATCTTCGGATCGCTCGTATCCGGACGATTGCTGGAAAAAACGGGACCACGCCCATTGTTGGTCGGCGGACTGCTGGCCCAAGCTGCCGCCCTGACTGCGTTCGGCCTGGTGCCGCCCTCTCGAGAATTGTTCTGGATCGCAGGCCCGGTGTTTGGCGCTGGATTGTCGTGTCTTCTCGCCGGCCCCCTGCGGTGGATCGTCCTGAGATCCGCGCCCAGCGCGCATCGAACGGCAGCTCAGTCCCAACTCTCCATCAGCATCTTGGTTGGACAAATCGGGGCTGCTCCGTTGATGGGGGCACTGGCGGGGATCCACATCCCGGGGCATCCTCAGCTGCATTTCCTGTTCGCGGGCGCTGCATCGGCGGGATTCGTACTGGTTGCCGTGGGGTTACCCAAGCACCAACCCAATGAATCCGTTGCCTGA